The following proteins come from a genomic window of Archocentrus centrarchus isolate MPI-CPG fArcCen1 chromosome 3, fArcCen1, whole genome shotgun sequence:
- the calca gene encoding calcitonin/calcitonin-related polypeptide, alpha: MIMFKLWALLLAYALLICQTYVSEAAPTRSSKESMSDGGTLSNDDAQRLLRAMKEFMQITSEEQAQQTADGNSNATAQKRACNTATCVTHRLADYLSRSGGLGYSNFVPTNVGAQAFGRRKRQSPV, translated from the exons ATGATAATGTTCAAGCTGTGGGCACTCCTTCTTGCCTATGCATTGCTCATTTGTCAGACGTACGTCTCAGAGGCAGCTCCAACTAG AAGCAGTAAGGAATCCATGTCAGATGGAGGCACATTATCAAATGATGATGCTCAAAGGTTGCTCAGAGCTATGAAAGAGTTCATGCAGATAACCTCAGAGGAGCAAGCCCAGCAAACAGCTGACGGGAACAG CAATGCAACAGCACAAAAGCGGGCATGCAACACAGCCACCTGTGTAACCCACCGCCTAGCAGACTATTTGAGTCGGTCAGGGGGACTGGGATACAGCAACTTTGTTCCCACCAACGTTGGTGCCCAGGCATTTGGCAGACGGAAGCGGCAAAGCCCTGTGTAA